From the genome of Bradyrhizobium elkanii USDA 76, one region includes:
- a CDS encoding efflux RND transporter permease subunit, with protein sequence MIALVRIALSRPYTFVVLAILLLIIGPLAALRTPTDIFPDIRIPVIGVVWQYTGLPPDQMSGRITTPFQRALTTTVNDIEHIVANSYNGVGIIKIFFQPNVDIRTANAQVTAISQTLLKQMPPGATPPLILNYSASTVPIIQVALSGEGLTEQNLADIGINQLRTPLVTVPGAAIPYPFGGKQRQVQIDLNSTALQARGLSGQDVANALAAQNLITPVGTQKIGNFEYTINLNNSPLRLEELGDLPIKQVNGAMVYVRDVASVRDGNPPQTNIVHVDGNRSVLMMVLKAGATSTLDIISGIKQKVIEVKDQMPDALKIGFIGDQSVFVRGAITGVAFEGVIAALLTSIMILLFLGSWRSTVIIAVSIPLSVLGAIIMLSLIGETLNIMTLGGLALAVGILVDDATVTIENINYHLEQGKPVEQSILDGANQIVTPAFVSLLCICIVFVPMFFLTGVARFLFVPMAEAVMFAMIWSFILSRTLVPTMANYLLQAHVHHEGAPPKSRNPLVWFQRGFEARFERIRSGYRGLLAMALGHRTVFVSCFLAVVAASFLLVPFLGRNFFPSVDAGNILMHVRTQVGTRVEETANQLADIQKAIRKLVPGEIETMTDNIGMPISGINMTYNNTGVIGPQDGDIQIRLKEGHKPTEEHVRTLREQLPRLFPGTSFAFLPADIVSQILNFGAPAPIDLQIRGANLEANFAYANKLLAGIKRIPGIADARIQQSPNNPTFNIDVDRTRAQYVGLTERDVTNSLVVNLAGSSQVAPTYYLNPDNGVSYSIVMQTPQYQIDSLSALQTLPITATGNTQAPILGGIADIKRATSSAVVSQYDIQSLVQIYATTQGRDLGGVATDVRKLIADTAKEVPKGTSVVLLGQVQTMNSAFTGLLFGLLGAVVLIYFLIVVNFQSWSDPFVIITALPAALAGIVWMLFTTETTLSVPALTGAIMCMGVATANSVLVISFARERYEELGDPVAAALEAGFVRFRPVLMTALAMIIGMAPMALGLGEGGEQNAPLGRAVIGGLIFATFATLMFVPVVFSMVHKKQGAKAAASSEIPHAAH encoded by the coding sequence ATGATCGCACTGGTCCGTATCGCGCTGAGCCGGCCATATACTTTCGTCGTGCTCGCGATCCTGCTGCTGATTATCGGACCGCTGGCGGCGTTGCGCACGCCGACCGACATCTTCCCGGACATCCGCATCCCCGTGATCGGCGTGGTCTGGCAGTACACCGGCCTGCCGCCGGACCAGATGTCCGGCCGCATCACCACGCCGTTCCAGCGCGCGCTGACCACGACCGTCAACGACATCGAGCACATCGTCGCCAATTCCTATAACGGCGTCGGCATCATCAAGATCTTCTTCCAGCCCAACGTCGACATCCGCACCGCCAACGCGCAGGTCACCGCGATCTCGCAGACCCTGCTCAAGCAGATGCCGCCGGGCGCGACCCCGCCGCTGATCCTGAACTACAGCGCCTCGACGGTTCCGATCATCCAGGTCGCGCTGTCGGGCGAGGGACTGACCGAGCAGAACCTCGCCGATATCGGCATCAACCAGCTGCGCACGCCGCTGGTCACCGTGCCTGGTGCTGCGATCCCGTATCCGTTCGGCGGCAAGCAGCGTCAGGTCCAGATCGACCTCAATTCGACCGCGCTGCAGGCGCGCGGCCTGTCGGGCCAGGACGTTGCCAATGCGCTCGCCGCGCAGAACCTGATCACGCCGGTCGGCACGCAGAAGATCGGCAATTTCGAATACACCATCAACCTCAACAACTCGCCGCTGCGGCTCGAGGAGCTCGGCGACCTGCCGATCAAACAGGTCAACGGCGCGATGGTCTATGTGCGGGACGTCGCCTCGGTGCGCGACGGCAACCCGCCGCAGACCAACATCGTCCATGTCGACGGCAACCGCTCGGTCTTGATGATGGTGCTGAAGGCCGGCGCCACCTCGACGCTCGATATCATCTCCGGCATCAAGCAGAAGGTGATCGAGGTCAAGGATCAGATGCCGGATGCGCTCAAGATCGGCTTCATCGGCGACCAGTCGGTGTTCGTCCGCGGCGCAATCACCGGCGTCGCCTTCGAGGGCGTGATCGCCGCGCTGCTCACCAGCATCATGATCCTCTTGTTCCTCGGCAGCTGGCGCTCGACCGTCATCATCGCGGTGTCGATCCCGCTGTCGGTGCTCGGCGCCATCATCATGCTGTCCCTGATCGGCGAGACGCTGAACATCATGACGCTCGGCGGCCTCGCGCTCGCGGTCGGCATCCTCGTCGACGACGCCACGGTGACGATCGAGAACATCAATTATCACCTCGAGCAGGGCAAGCCGGTCGAGCAGTCGATCCTCGACGGCGCCAACCAGATCGTGACGCCGGCCTTCGTCTCGCTGCTCTGTATCTGCATCGTGTTCGTGCCGATGTTCTTCCTCACCGGCGTGGCGCGCTTCCTGTTCGTGCCGATGGCCGAAGCGGTGATGTTCGCGATGATCTGGTCCTTCATCCTGTCGCGCACGCTGGTGCCGACCATGGCGAACTATTTGCTGCAGGCGCATGTGCATCATGAGGGCGCGCCGCCGAAGTCGCGCAATCCCCTGGTCTGGTTCCAGCGCGGCTTCGAGGCGCGGTTCGAGCGCATCCGCAGCGGCTATCGCGGCTTGCTCGCGATGGCGCTTGGTCACCGCACGGTGTTCGTGAGCTGCTTCCTCGCGGTCGTCGCCGCGTCGTTCCTCTTGGTGCCGTTCCTCGGGCGCAACTTCTTCCCGTCGGTCGACGCCGGCAACATCCTGATGCATGTCCGCACCCAGGTCGGCACCCGCGTCGAGGAGACCGCCAACCAGCTCGCCGACATCCAGAAGGCGATCCGCAAGCTGGTGCCCGGCGAGATCGAGACCATGACCGACAATATCGGCATGCCGATCTCCGGCATCAACATGACCTACAACAACACCGGCGTGATCGGTCCGCAGGACGGCGATATCCAGATCCGCCTGAAGGAAGGCCACAAGCCGACCGAGGAACACGTCCGCACGCTGCGCGAGCAATTGCCGCGGCTGTTCCCGGGCACCAGCTTCGCGTTCCTGCCGGCCGACATCGTCAGCCAGATCCTGAACTTCGGCGCGCCGGCGCCGATCGATTTGCAGATCCGCGGCGCCAATCTCGAGGCCAACTTCGCCTATGCCAACAAGCTGCTGGCCGGGATCAAGCGGATTCCCGGCATCGCCGATGCGCGGATCCAGCAGTCGCCGAACAACCCGACCTTCAACATCGATGTCGATCGCACCCGCGCGCAATATGTCGGCCTGACCGAGCGCGACGTCACCAACTCGCTGGTGGTCAACCTCGCCGGCTCCTCGCAGGTGGCGCCGACCTATTACCTCAATCCCGACAACGGCGTGTCGTATTCGATCGTGATGCAGACGCCGCAATACCAGATCGACTCGCTGAGCGCGCTGCAGACCCTGCCGATCACCGCGACCGGCAACACCCAGGCGCCGATCCTCGGCGGCATCGCCGACATCAAGCGCGCGACCTCGAGCGCGGTGGTGTCGCAATATGACATCCAGTCGCTGGTGCAGATCTACGCCACGACGCAAGGCCGCGATCTCGGCGGCGTCGCGACCGACGTGCGCAAGCTGATCGCCGACACCGCCAAGGAGGTGCCGAAGGGCACGTCCGTGGTGCTGCTCGGCCAGGTGCAGACCATGAACTCGGCCTTCACCGGCCTCTTGTTCGGCCTGCTCGGCGCCGTCGTCTTGATCTACTTCCTGATCGTTGTGAACTTCCAGTCCTGGTCGGACCCGTTCGTGATCATCACAGCGCTGCCCGCTGCGCTCGCCGGCATCGTCTGGATGCTGTTTACGACGGAGACCACGCTGTCGGTCCCGGCGCTCACCGGCGCCATCATGTGCATGGGCGTGGCGACCGCCAACAGCGTGCTCGTGATCAGCTTCGCCCGCGAGCGCTATGAGGAACTCGGCGATCCCGTCGCGGCGGCCCTGGAAGCCGGCTTCGTCCGGTTCCGCCCGGTGCTGATGACCGCGCTCGCCATGATCATCGGCATGGCGCCGATGGCGCTGGGGCTCGGCGAGGGCGGCGAGCAGAACGCGCCCTTGGGCCGGGCCGTGATCGGCGGCCTGATCTTCGCCACCTTCGCGACCCTGATGTTTGTTCCCGTGGTATTCAGTATGGTACACAAGAAGCAAGGCGCCAAAGCCGCCGCCTCATCGGAGATTCCGCATGCCGCCCACTGA
- a CDS encoding efflux RND transporter periplasmic adaptor subunit, with product MPPTEQRPPVSRRKLGIFGVVALVGAGLIVGTGIRAREEQDTRLKEWTDDQAIPTVAVALPNAKALSPTIDLPGRLEAYSRAPIYARVSGYLKNWDADIGARVKAGQVIAEIEAPDLDQQLLQARADLASAQASAKLSEATLNRRKTLVASNFVSAQEIDERTADLSNKNGAVKAGQANVERLEALAGYKKITAPFDGVVTSRDTDVGALINAGGNSGPAMFTISDITKLRVYVNVPQNYVPAIKIGAKATLVLPDYPNRTFQATVEASSQAVDVASGTTRMQLGLDNSSGELMPGSYASVKLNLQRESTPLSIPASALIFNSSGLRVATVGPDDKVLFKTVKIGRDLGKEIEIATGLAPDDRIITAPPDGLADGDHVRVTGAGAKGKPTTASEKQDVKG from the coding sequence ATGCCGCCCACTGAACAGCGCCCCCCGGTCTCACGCCGGAAGCTGGGCATCTTCGGCGTGGTGGCCCTGGTCGGGGCGGGCCTGATCGTCGGCACCGGGATCCGCGCCCGTGAGGAACAGGACACACGGCTGAAGGAATGGACCGACGACCAGGCCATTCCGACGGTCGCGGTGGCGCTGCCCAATGCCAAGGCGCTGAGCCCCACGATCGACCTGCCAGGCCGGCTCGAGGCCTACTCCCGCGCGCCGATCTATGCCCGGGTGTCCGGCTATCTCAAGAACTGGGACGCCGACATCGGCGCTCGCGTCAAGGCCGGCCAGGTGATCGCCGAGATCGAGGCGCCCGACCTCGACCAGCAATTGCTGCAGGCGCGCGCCGATCTCGCCAGCGCCCAGGCGTCCGCCAAGCTCTCCGAGGCCACGCTGAACCGGCGCAAGACGCTGGTGGCCTCGAACTTCGTCTCCGCCCAGGAGATCGACGAGCGCACTGCCGACCTTTCCAACAAGAACGGTGCGGTCAAGGCCGGCCAGGCCAATGTCGAGCGGCTGGAAGCGCTCGCCGGCTACAAGAAGATCACGGCGCCGTTCGACGGCGTGGTGACCTCGCGCGACACCGACGTCGGCGCGCTGATCAACGCCGGCGGTAACTCGGGCCCGGCGATGTTCACGATCTCGGACATCACCAAGCTGCGCGTCTATGTCAACGTGCCGCAGAATTACGTCCCGGCGATCAAGATCGGTGCCAAGGCCACGCTGGTACTGCCGGATTACCCGAACCGCACCTTCCAGGCGACGGTGGAAGCCTCCTCGCAGGCGGTCGATGTCGCCTCCGGCACGACGCGGATGCAACTCGGGCTCGACAACTCCTCCGGCGAATTGATGCCGGGCAGCTATGCCAGCGTGAAGCTGAACCTGCAGCGCGAATCCACGCCGCTCAGCATTCCCGCCAGCGCGCTGATCTTCAACAGCAGCGGCCTGCGGGTCGCAACCGTCGGTCCTGACGACAAGGTGCTGTTCAAGACCGTGAAGATCGGCCGCGACCTCGGCAAGGAGATCGAGATCGCCACCGGCCTTGCGCCCGACGACCGCATCATCACCGCCCCGCCGGACGGACTCGCCGACGGCGACCATGTGCGCGTCACCGGTGCCGGCGCCAAGGGCAAGCCGACCACGGCGTCCGAAAAGCAGGACGTGAAGGGGTAG
- the otnK gene encoding 3-oxo-tetronate kinase, which translates to MTSAGKLSLGCIADDYTGASDLANTLTRAGLRTVQTIGVPADDLALPEVDAVVVSLKSRSIEPGLAVTRSRAAEAWLRGRGAKHILFKICSTFDSTDAGNIGPVMDALRADSGDAIVLVTPAFPETGRTVYQGNLFVGSVPLNESPLKDHPLNPMHDSNLVRVLARQSTTKVGLVDLATLSRGADAVRAKLAELAQGGIGAAIVDAVFDRDLETIGQVALDHRLSVGASGIGLGLARALVAASKAKPDTADAMLATPVGGPAACLAGSCSQATLRQIANAEKVMPVLHLDPEQVIAGRDEARRALTWAKDRLGSGPILIASSSTPDEVAALQSRHGRDAAGHAIEQAMADIAEGLVQSGVHRLVVAGGETSGAVVDRLGIPGFLVGAEIAAGVPVLRAVGAKNGEMVLALKSGNFGGPEFFSDALALMT; encoded by the coding sequence GTGACATCAGCCGGAAAGCTGTCTCTCGGTTGCATCGCCGACGACTATACCGGCGCCTCCGATCTCGCCAACACGCTGACCCGCGCCGGCCTGCGCACGGTGCAGACCATCGGCGTGCCCGCGGACGATCTCGCGCTGCCCGAGGTCGACGCTGTCGTGGTGTCGCTGAAGAGCCGTTCGATCGAGCCCGGCCTCGCCGTAACGCGTTCGCGTGCGGCGGAGGCCTGGCTGCGCGGCCGCGGCGCCAAACATATCCTGTTCAAGATCTGCTCGACCTTCGATTCAACCGATGCCGGCAATATCGGCCCCGTGATGGACGCGCTGCGCGCCGATTCCGGGGATGCCATCGTGCTGGTGACGCCGGCGTTCCCCGAGACCGGCCGCACCGTCTACCAGGGCAATCTGTTCGTCGGCTCGGTGCCGCTGAACGAGAGCCCGCTGAAGGACCACCCGCTCAACCCGATGCATGATTCCAATCTGGTTCGCGTGCTGGCGCGGCAAAGCACGACCAAGGTCGGTCTGGTCGATCTGGCGACGCTGAGCCGCGGCGCGGACGCCGTCCGGGCAAAGCTCGCCGAGCTCGCGCAAGGCGGCATCGGCGCCGCCATCGTCGATGCGGTGTTCGACCGGGACCTCGAGACCATCGGGCAGGTGGCGCTGGATCACCGTCTTTCGGTCGGCGCTTCCGGCATCGGGCTCGGTCTGGCGCGGGCGCTGGTCGCCGCGAGCAAGGCCAAACCGGATACGGCGGATGCGATGCTGGCGACGCCGGTCGGTGGCCCGGCAGCGTGCCTTGCCGGCAGTTGCTCGCAGGCGACCTTGCGCCAGATCGCCAACGCCGAGAAGGTGATGCCGGTTCTGCACCTCGATCCCGAGCAGGTGATCGCCGGCAGGGACGAGGCGCGACGCGCGCTCACCTGGGCGAAGGATCGGCTCGGGTCGGGACCAATCCTGATCGCGAGCAGCTCGACCCCGGATGAGGTGGCAGCTCTGCAATCCCGTCATGGTCGTGATGCAGCCGGGCATGCCATCGAACAGGCGATGGCCGACATCGCGGAGGGGCTGGTGCAGTCGGGTGTGCACAGGCTGGTGGTCGCCGGTGGTGAAACTTCAGGCGCCGTGGTCGATCGCCTGGGCATCCCGGGATTCCTGGTCGGCGCGGAAATCGCGGCAGGCGTGCCGGTTCTGCGCGCAGTCGGCGCCAAGAATGGCGAGATGGTGCTTGCCTTGAAATCGGGCAATTTCGGCGGGCCGGAGTTCTTCTCGGACGCGCTGGCGCTGATGACATGA
- the yghU gene encoding glutathione-dependent disulfide-bond oxidoreductase, with translation MNDISAYEPPKVWTWNKESGGRFASINRPIAGPTHDKELPVGRHPLQLYSLATPNGVKVTVMLEELLAAGHKGAEYDAWLIKIDGNQFGSGFVAVNPNSKIPALMDRSGKEPIRVFESGSILVYLAEKFGAFLPTDVKTRAETFSWLFWQMGAAPYLGGGFGHFYAYAPTKIEYAIDRFAMEVKRQLDVLDRRLANNEYLAGDVYTIADMAVWPWYGSLAKGLLYGGGEFLSVQDYKNVQRWTDAIAARPAVKRGRMVNRTWGEPSSQLHERHEASDFETRTQDKIEQAAS, from the coding sequence GTGAATGACATTTCTGCCTACGAGCCGCCGAAGGTCTGGACCTGGAACAAGGAGAGCGGCGGGCGCTTCGCCAGCATCAACCGGCCGATCGCCGGTCCCACCCACGACAAGGAACTGCCGGTCGGCCGCCATCCGCTGCAACTCTACTCGCTGGCGACGCCGAACGGCGTCAAGGTCACCGTGATGCTGGAAGAGCTGCTGGCGGCGGGTCACAAGGGCGCGGAGTATGACGCCTGGCTGATCAAGATCGACGGCAACCAATTCGGCAGCGGCTTCGTCGCGGTCAATCCGAATTCGAAGATCCCGGCGCTGATGGACCGCAGCGGGAAGGAGCCGATCAGGGTGTTCGAGTCGGGCTCGATCCTGGTTTACCTCGCAGAAAAATTCGGTGCGTTCCTGCCGACCGACGTCAAGACCCGTGCCGAAACCTTCTCCTGGCTGTTCTGGCAGATGGGCGCCGCGCCCTATCTCGGCGGCGGCTTCGGGCATTTCTATGCCTATGCGCCGACCAAGATCGAATACGCCATCGACCGCTTCGCGATGGAGGTGAAGCGCCAGCTCGACGTGCTCGACCGCCGGCTCGCCAACAATGAGTATCTCGCGGGCGATGTCTACACCATCGCCGACATGGCGGTGTGGCCCTGGTACGGCAGCCTTGCCAAGGGCCTGCTCTATGGCGGCGGCGAATTCCTCTCGGTGCAGGACTACAAGAACGTGCAGCGCTGGACCGATGCGATCGCAGCAAGGCCGGCGGTGAAGCGCGGCCGGATGGTCAACCGCACTTGGGGCGAGCCGTCGAGCCAGCTCCACGAGCGCCACGAGGCCAGCGATTTCGAGACCAGGACGCAGGACAAGATCGAGCAGGCGGCATCGTAA
- a CDS encoding nitronate monooxygenase, translated as MKSPICDMLGIDFPLLAFSHCRDVVAAVSRAGGFGVLGATAHSPETLEQELKWIDAHVDDKPYGIDVLIPENISTAGEKNVTWKSLEARVSQEHRDFTRNLLKKYDIELTSRNVADNQPQPFDAETALQLLEVSFRHPIRLIANALGVPPKAMIEMGRKHGVPVAALVGSKEHALRQVAAGVDILVAQGTEAGGHCGEVSTMVLVPEVIKAVKRIRDVPVLAAGGIMTGSQMAACMAMGAAGAWTGSVWLATVESETSEIFRAKMIAASSRDAVRSKGRTGKPARQLRSVWTDAWDRSPESPGALPMPLQSIISRDAFNAIDRSAAAGNEKARDLVSYFVGQGVGLVDSVKSAGAVVQEFKEEFIEAVEHMNALVAE; from the coding sequence ATGAAATCACCGATCTGCGACATGCTGGGGATAGACTTCCCCCTGCTCGCCTTCAGCCATTGCCGCGACGTGGTGGCGGCGGTCAGCCGCGCCGGCGGCTTCGGCGTGCTCGGCGCGACGGCGCATTCGCCGGAGACGCTGGAGCAGGAGTTGAAGTGGATCGACGCGCATGTCGACGACAAGCCCTATGGCATCGACGTGCTGATCCCTGAAAACATCTCGACCGCGGGCGAGAAAAACGTAACCTGGAAGAGCCTCGAGGCGCGCGTCTCGCAGGAGCATCGCGACTTCACCCGCAATCTGCTGAAGAAATACGATATCGAGCTGACCAGCCGCAACGTCGCCGACAACCAGCCGCAGCCGTTCGACGCCGAGACCGCGCTGCAATTGCTCGAGGTTTCGTTCCGGCATCCGATCAGGCTGATCGCGAATGCGCTCGGCGTGCCGCCGAAGGCGATGATCGAGATGGGCCGCAAGCATGGTGTGCCGGTGGCGGCATTGGTCGGCTCCAAGGAGCACGCGCTGCGCCAGGTTGCGGCCGGTGTCGATATCCTGGTAGCGCAAGGCACCGAGGCCGGCGGGCATTGCGGCGAGGTGTCGACCATGGTGCTGGTGCCCGAGGTGATCAAGGCGGTCAAGAGGATCCGCGACGTGCCGGTGCTCGCCGCCGGCGGCATCATGACCGGCAGCCAGATGGCGGCCTGCATGGCAATGGGTGCGGCCGGCGCCTGGACCGGCTCGGTGTGGCTGGCCACGGTGGAATCGGAGACCTCGGAGATCTTCCGCGCGAAGATGATCGCGGCCTCCTCGCGTGACGCGGTGCGCTCGAAGGGCCGCACCGGCAAGCCGGCGCGGCAGCTCCGCTCGGTCTGGACCGACGCGTGGGACCGCTCGCCGGAGAGCCCCGGCGCGCTGCCGATGCCGCTGCAAAGCATCATCAGCCGCGACGCCTTCAACGCCATCGACCGCTCGGCTGCGGCCGGCAACGAGAAGGCCCGCGACCTCGTCAGCTATTTCGTCGGCCAGGGCGTCGGCCTGGTCGACAGCGTCAAATCGGCCGGCGCCGTGGTGCAGGAGTTCAAGGAAGAGTTCATCGAGGCCGTCGAGCACATGAACGCGCTGGTGGCGGAGTAG
- a CDS encoding acetyl-CoA acetyltransferase, translating to MTTSHIPEDRIPVIVGVGEIVDRPKDIAAGLEPLTLLEEALKRAEADSGARLLSEVQSLDVVNFLSWRYRDPEKQLAQRLGIAPAHLYYGPVGGESPIRYLHEAAQRIARGECSVAAVCGAEAQSTATKAQRAGVELPWTPFAHDVEEPKRGAAFQKPMAVALGVFRPITVYPLYESATSAHWGQTPREALKESGELWSTYARVAADNPNSWLKKTFTGDEITTATPDNRMIAWPYTKLMVANPTVNMGGALILTSLAKARAAGVPEEKLIYPLGGASAEEPRDYLIRDQFVESHAQTAVLKAVMDLVGGDGRKFDAIELYSCFPCVPKMARRTLGLGPDVQPTVTGGLTFFGAPLNTYMTHSACAMVRKLRSGGTLGLLYGQGGFVTKHHGLVLSRAAPNVALKQDTSVQAEADRNRRNVPDFTAEAVGKGQVEAFTVIYRANGEVEHGVTMLLTEDGRRTLGRIPASDTATLAYLQDMDRTPVGTRGNIVTAGDGMLEWRVG from the coding sequence ATGACCACATCTCACATCCCCGAAGACCGCATTCCCGTCATCGTCGGCGTCGGCGAGATCGTCGATCGCCCAAAGGACATCGCCGCCGGCCTCGAGCCGCTCACCTTGCTGGAGGAGGCGCTGAAGCGCGCCGAGGCGGATAGCGGCGCCAGGCTGCTGTCCGAGGTGCAGTCGCTCGACGTCGTCAACTTCCTGAGCTGGCGTTACCGCGATCCCGAGAAGCAGCTGGCGCAGCGGCTCGGCATTGCGCCCGCGCATCTCTATTACGGCCCGGTCGGCGGCGAGAGCCCGATCCGGTATCTGCACGAGGCCGCGCAACGTATCGCGCGCGGCGAATGCAGCGTTGCCGCGGTCTGCGGCGCGGAGGCGCAGTCGACCGCGACCAAGGCGCAGCGTGCCGGCGTCGAGCTGCCGTGGACGCCATTCGCTCATGACGTGGAAGAGCCGAAGCGCGGCGCCGCATTCCAGAAACCGATGGCCGTTGCGCTCGGCGTGTTCAGGCCGATCACGGTCTATCCGCTCTATGAGTCTGCAACATCGGCGCATTGGGGCCAGACGCCGCGCGAGGCGCTGAAGGAATCCGGCGAGTTGTGGTCGACCTATGCGCGCGTCGCCGCCGACAATCCGAACTCGTGGCTGAAGAAGACGTTCACCGGCGACGAGATCACCACGGCCACGCCCGACAACCGGATGATCGCCTGGCCGTATACAAAGCTGATGGTGGCGAACCCGACGGTGAACATGGGTGGTGCGCTGATCCTGACCAGCCTCGCGAAAGCGCGCGCGGCCGGCGTGCCGGAGGAAAAACTGATCTATCCGCTCGGCGGCGCCTCGGCGGAGGAGCCGCGCGACTACCTGATCCGCGACCAGTTCGTCGAAAGCCACGCGCAGACCGCGGTGCTGAAGGCGGTGATGGATCTCGTCGGCGGCGACGGCAGAAAGTTCGACGCGATCGAGCTCTACAGCTGCTTCCCCTGTGTGCCGAAGATGGCGCGCCGGACGCTCGGCCTTGGGCCCGACGTGCAGCCGACCGTGACGGGGGGGCTTACGTTCTTCGGCGCGCCGCTCAACACTTACATGACGCACTCGGCCTGCGCGATGGTGCGCAAGCTCCGCAGCGGCGGCACGCTCGGCCTGCTCTACGGCCAGGGCGGCTTCGTCACCAAGCATCATGGCCTCGTGTTGTCGCGCGCGGCGCCGAACGTCGCGCTCAAGCAGGACACCAGCGTGCAGGCGGAGGCCGACCGCAACAGGCGCAACGTGCCGGACTTCACCGCAGAGGCTGTGGGAAAAGGCCAGGTCGAGGCCTTCACCGTGATCTATCGCGCCAACGGCGAGGTCGAGCACGGCGTCACCATGCTGCTCACAGAGGACGGCCGCCGCACGCTCGGCCGCATCCCGGCGAGCGACACGGCGACGCTGGCCTATCTGCAGGACATGGATCGTACGCCGGTCGGCACTAGAGGCAACATCGTCACCGCCGGTGACGGCATGCTGGAATGGCGGGTGGGCTGA
- a CDS encoding methyl-accepting chemotaxis protein has translation MFAKFSIRAKIIAVVAFLLVAMTGMGLLAVWNMRAINASTVDITTNWLPSVRVLGELRAGVITYRNVIREHLLSETLEEKLAVEKTLASVVEANTKARAKYEPMITSPEERALYRQWTDVWDRYRKGTEEVMALSRKEAGKLPHEAHELNSKVVNKIGLEADEILNKDIEFNNTGADKAAQDAASNYGSALMMVAILLGIAILVGVGVSFLMIRDVSSGIASIVAPMQALGRGDLTANVPHQGEKTEIGAMADTLQVFKEALVAKKAADEAAAADAEAKIERGRRVDTITRNFEQMIGEIVQTVSSASTQLEASAGTLSSTARRSQELTTSVAAASEEASTNVQSVASATEELSSSVTEISRQVQESARMAGDAVVQARTTNDRVSELSKAAARIGDVVELINTIAGQTNLLALNATIEAARAGEAGRGFAVVASEVKALAEQTAKATGEIGQQIAGIQTATQESVGAIKEISSTIERLSEISSTIAAAVEEQGAATQEISRNVQQAAQGTQQVSANITDVQHGANETGSASSQVLSAAQSLSGDSNRLKLEVGKFLDAVRAA, from the coding sequence ATGTTCGCCAAATTCTCGATCCGCGCCAAGATCATTGCCGTGGTTGCATTCCTGCTCGTCGCGATGACCGGCATGGGCTTGCTCGCCGTCTGGAATATGCGCGCAATCAACGCCAGCACGGTCGACATCACGACCAACTGGTTGCCGAGCGTGCGCGTGTTGGGCGAGCTGCGCGCCGGGGTGATCACCTATCGCAACGTGATCCGCGAACACCTGCTCTCGGAAACGCTCGAGGAGAAGCTGGCCGTCGAAAAGACGCTCGCCAGCGTCGTCGAGGCGAACACCAAGGCCCGCGCCAAGTACGAGCCGATGATCACCTCACCCGAGGAGCGGGCGCTCTACCGGCAATGGACTGACGTCTGGGACAGGTACCGCAAGGGTACCGAAGAGGTGATGGCCCTGTCGCGCAAGGAAGCCGGCAAGCTCCCGCATGAGGCGCATGAGCTCAACTCCAAGGTCGTGAACAAGATCGGTCTTGAGGCGGACGAGATCCTGAACAAGGATATCGAGTTCAACAACACCGGTGCGGACAAGGCCGCGCAGGATGCCGCCAGCAACTACGGCTCGGCGCTGATGATGGTCGCCATCCTGCTCGGCATTGCCATCCTGGTCGGCGTCGGCGTCAGCTTCCTGATGATTCGCGACGTCTCGTCGGGCATTGCTTCGATCGTGGCGCCGATGCAGGCGCTGGGTCGCGGCGACCTGACCGCAAACGTCCCGCATCAGGGCGAGAAGACCGAGATCGGCGCGATGGCCGATACGCTGCAGGTGTTCAAGGAAGCCCTGGTCGCCAAGAAGGCGGCCGATGAAGCCGCCGCTGCCGACGCCGAAGCCAAGATCGAGCGCGGCCGCCGGGTCGATACCATCACCCGCAATTTCGAACAGATGATCGGCGAAATCGTGCAGACCGTGTCGTCGGCCTCGACCCAGCTCGAAGCCTCCGCCGGCACGCTGTCATCGACCGCCCGGCGTTCGCAGGAGCTGACCACGTCGGTTGCCGCCGCGTCCGAGGAGGCCTCGACCAATGTCCAGTCGGTGGCGTCGGCGACCGAGGAGCTGTCGTCTTCGGTGACCGAGATCAGCCGCCAGGTGCAGGAGTCGGCACGGATGGCCGGCGATGCAGTCGTCCAGGCGCGCACCACCAACGATCGCGTCAGCGAGTTGTCGAAGGCGGCCGCGCGGATCGGCGACGTCGTCGAGCTGATCAACACCATCGCCGGCCAGACCAATCTGCTGGCGCTGAACGCGACGATCGAGGCGGCGCGCGCCGGCGAAGCCGGCCGCGGCTTCGCCGTGGTGGCGTCCGAGGTGAAGGCGCTCGCCGAGCAGACCGCCAAGGCGACCGGAGAGATCGGCCAGCAGATCGCCGGCATCCAGACCGCGACCCAGGAGTCGGTCGGCGCGATCAAGGAAATCTCCTCGACCATCGAACGGCTGTCGGAGATCTCGTCCACCATTGCCGCCGCGGTCGAAGAGCAGGGCGCGGCGACGCAGGAAATCTCCCGCAACGTGCAGCAGGCGGCGCAGGGCACCCAGCAGGTCTCGGCCAACATTACCGACGTGCAGCACGGCGCCAACGAAACCGGCTCGGCTTCGTCCCAGGTGCTGTCGGCGGCGCAGTCGCTGTCGGGCGACAGCAACCGCCTCAAGCTCGAAGTCGGCAAGTTCCTCGACGCGGTCCGCGCCGCCTGA